From the genome of Leptodactylus fuscus isolate aLepFus1 chromosome 1, aLepFus1.hap2, whole genome shotgun sequence, one region includes:
- the CYTL1 gene encoding cytokine-like protein 1: MKLLLSFLILNIFFLFTFSSPPTCYSRVVTLSQEITESSQTLQRILPDGRCKESLPTLYLDIHNSCVMNKLRSFISAPHCGRFPRVTALKKKVRNLYNIMNSVCKRDLVFFIDDCEALEHLPSTTPTPFDSS, translated from the exons ATGAAGCTTCTGCTGAGTTTCCTAATACTTAATATATTCTTCCTTTTCACCTTCTCTTCTCCCCCGACATGTTATTCAAGAGTTGTCACTTTAAGCCAAGAAATTACTGAGTCTTCTCAGACATTACAGAGGATTTTGCCAGAT GGGCGGTGTAAGGAGTCTCTCCCCACACTTTATCTGGATATACAT AATTCCTGTGTTATGAACAAGCTGCGCTCTTTTATCTCCGCGCCTCATTGTGGGAGGTTTCCAAGAGTGACCGCCTTAAAGAAGAAAGTGAGAAATCTATATAACATCATGAACTCTGTCTGCAAGCGA GACTTGGTCTTCTTCATTGACGACTGTGAAGCACTTGAACATCTTCCGTCTACTACTCCCACCCCATTCGACTCCAGCTAA